In Nocardia sp. XZ_19_385, the sequence ACGCACTGTTACGGTGTGGACATTTAATGCCGGGGCCGCGAGCCTCGCGAGATTGGCAGTGGAGGGTGTACGCATGAAGGTGGCGCACGCGCTGGAAGTTGTGAAAGCGCTGGGGGTTCTTCGTAAGAGGGGGGTCACCGATCCGCGCAAGCCGCTGGAATCGCTGAAGACCGTCAAGGATTCGCAGGTGTACGGCCCGCAAGCCACCGCGATCCGCCATTCCGCCCGCGTCGTGCCGGACAATCCCGCCTTGGTCGACGAGCGCGGCGAGCTGACCTACAAGCAGCTCGACGACCAATCCAATGCCATCGCAAGGGGTTTGCAGGCCGCCGGGATCACCGAGGGCATGGTGATCGGCGTGCTGGCGCGCGACCATCGCGGCCTGATCCTGTCCATGGCCGCGGCGGGCAAGCTCGGCGTGCGCATCGCGTTGATGAACACCGGTTTCGCCAAGCCGCAGTTCGCCGAGGTCTGCGCCCGCGAGCAAGTCAAGGCGGTGCTGCACGACAGCGAGTTCCTCGGGCTGCTCGACGCACTGCCCGCGGACATGCCGCGCTACCTCACCTGGGTCGACGAAGGCACCGAATTGCCCTCCGGCGCTGAGACTCTCGACGACCTGGTCGCCGCCAACTCCGCCGCCGAACTGCCCGCCCCGAAGAAGCCCGGCGGTTTCATCATCCTCACCAGCGGCACCACCGGGCTGCCCAAGGGCGCGCCGCGCAGCAAGATCACCCCGGTCGCGCCCGCGCAGCTGGCGGACCGGATCCCGTTCCCCAACAGGGGAACTCAGGTCATCGTCTCGCCCATCTTCCACAGCACCGGCCTGGCCACCTGGATGCTCGCCGGTTCCATCGGCAACAAGGTGGTGGTGCGCCGCCGCTTCGACGCCGAAGCCACGCTGAAGATGATCGCCGACCACAAGGCGGAAATGCTGGTCGCGGTGCCGACCATGCTGCACCGCATGGTCGAACTGCCCGCCGAGGTCCGCGCCAAGTACGACATCTCCGCGCTGAACTGCATCCTGCTGGCCGGTTCGGCGCTTTCGCCCGAGTTGTGCGTCAAGGCCACGCAGACCTTCGGCCCGGTGCTCTACAACCTGTACGGCTCCACCGAATGCGCGGTCGCGACGGTCGCCAACCCGGAGGAGCTGGCGCTGTCCCCCGGCACCGTCGGCCGCGCGCCCGTCACCTGCGAGGTGCGGCTCTACGACGACAACGACAAGCCGGTCACCGCGATCGGCACGACCGCGCGCATCTTCATCCGCTCCGGCGCTCCGTTCGAGGGTTACACCGACGGCCGGCACAAGCAGATCATCGACGGCTACATGTCCAGCGGCGATGTCGGTCATTTCAACGAGCACGGCCTGCTCATGGTGGACGGCCGCGACGACGACATGATCGTCTCCGGCGGCGAGAACGTCTTCCCGCAGGAAGTGGAGAACCTGCTGCTGGAGCGTCCGGACGTGTTCGATGCCGCGGTCATCGGCGTGGACGACGTGGAGTTCGGCAAGCGGTTGCGCGCCTTCATCGTGCCGGAGCCGGGCCAAAGCCCGCAGGCCGAGGAGATCAAGGCCTACGTCCGCGACAACCTGGCCCGCTACAAGGTGCCGCGCGACGTGGTCTTCCTCGACGACCTGCCGCGCAACCCGACCGGCAAGCTGCTCCGCCGGGTTCTCGTGGAATACGACGTCAAGGCCTAGAAACACCGCGAAGGGCCCCGCATCTCCTGCGGGGCCTTTGTGCTGCGTGAGATACATGACACAGCGCGTCACAGACGCTTGCTATTGTTAGCGCCAGCACTGGATCTCGATGTTGCGGTCTACACCACTGCTCGTGGTCTGCCCAGGGGTCGGCTCGATGAGTGGGATCGCGGAAGGTTGTTCTCGATGTCTCTGTCCGGCACCGCCCGCAAGGTGGGCGATCTAGCTTCCGGCGTCAACGTCATGCGTAAGCGCGGGCTGTTCAATCCGCTCCGCCTCGATCACGCCGCCAAGTCCGCGATCAATGTCCTGAAGTTCGGCCCGTTCGCCGGTGTGGTCATGCACGCCGCGCAGGGCACCCCCAAGGCCGCGGCCATTGTCGACGAGCGCGGTGAACTGACCTTCGGCCAGCTCGACGAGCAGTCCAGCGCGCTGGCCCGTGGCCTGGCCGCGCAGGGCCTGCAGCCCGGTGATGTGATCGCCCTGCTGGCTCGCGATCACCGCGGCATGGTGCTGAGCCTGCTCGCCGCCGGCAAGCTCGGCGTGCGCGCGGTGCTGATGAACACCGGGTTCGCCAAGCCGCAGTTCGCCGACGTCGCCGCCCGCGAAAAGGTCAAGGCGGTGCTGCACGACAGCGAATTCTTCGACCTGATGAGCGCCATCCCCGCCGACATTCCGCGGGTGCTCACCTGGGTGGACGCCAAGGACAACGCCGATCCCTCGATTCCGACCATCGAATCGGTGTCGGCGGGCCAGTCCACGGCCACCCATCCCGCGCCCGAAAAGCCGGGCGGCATGATCATCCTGACCTCCGGCACCACCGGCACGCCGAAGGGCGCGCCGCGCGACCGGGTCAGCCCGATCGCCTCGGCGCAGTTCCTGGACCGGGTGCCGCTGCCCCGGGGCGGCACCATGATCATGGCCGCGCCCATCTTCCACGGCACCGGCCTGTCCCAGTTCACCCTCGGGCTGGCGCTGGGCAACCGGGTGGTCTTCCAGCAGCGTCGCTTCGACCCCGAGCAGACCCTGGCGAACATCGTCAAGCACCAGGCGGATTCGCTGATCGTGGTGCCGACCATGCTGCAGCGCATCCTGGACCTGCCCGAAGACGTGCTGGCCAAATACGACCCGCGCACCATCAAGGTGATCTTCGCGGCCGGTTCGGCGATCGCGCCGGACGTGGTCACCCGTAGCCTCGACTACTTCGGCGACAGCCTCTACAACCTGTACGGGTCCACCGAATGCGCGGTCATGACCGTCGCCAACCCGGCGGAGCTGCGCAAGTCGCCGACCACCGCCGGTAAGCCGCCGGTCGGTATCCGGATCTCGCTGCTGGATGAGAAGCGTAAGCCGATCACTGCGCCGAACGTCACCGGAACCATCTTCGTGGACAACGGTTTCGCCTTCTCCGGCTACACCGACGGCCGCAACAAGGAGATGGTCGGCACCCTGATGTCCAGCGGTGACGTCGGGCATTTCGACGCCGACGGCCTGCTCTACATCGACGGCCGCGACGACGACATGATCGTCTCCGGCGGCGAGAACGTCTTCCCGCTGGAGGTGGAGAACCTGCTCGCGGGCCGCGAGGACATCTTCGAGGCGGCCGTGGTCGGCGTGGACGACCGCGAATACGGCAAGCGCCTGCGCGCGGTCGTGGTGCCCAGCCCGGAGTCCAAGCGGGACGCGCAGGAGCTCAAGGATTTCGTGCGGGCGAACCTGGCGCGGTACAAGGTGCCGCGTGAGGTGATCTTCCTCGACGAGCTGCCGCGCAACGCGACCGGCAAGCTGCTGCGCAAGCCGCTGATCGAGATGGAAGTCGACGCCTGATCGTCGAAACCCACAGCGCCCGTGCTCATTCCGAGTGCGGGCGCTGTTGTGTGACGGCGCTGAGTGCCGCCAGCAGCGCCCGGGTCGGCGGCGGGTCCGGCGGTTCGCCGTAGGTGGCGGCATAGATGTGGCGCGCGGAGCCCGGCACCTCGAAGGCCGCGACACCCGGATGCTGATAGGCCTCGAGCGCGAGCCGCGGGATCAGCGTCACCCCGACGCCGCTCGCGACCAGCGCCTGCTTGGTGGCGATATCGTCGGTGGTGCAGGCGATCTTCGGGGTGAAGCCCGCGTCGGCGCACACCCGGACCAGGTTGTCGCGTTGCCGCTCACATCCTGCGATCCAGCGCGTATCCCGGTGTGCGGCAACGGAATCACGATCGTCGCCGAGCCGGGTGAGCAGGCAGGTCGGGTCGTCGAACAGATAGCTCAGCCGGACGCCGGAGTCTTCGACAGCGTGTTCGTTGCGGTAGGCCAGCGCCACATCCACCTCGCCGACGCGCAGCATGTGCAGCGCCTCCGGCGGATGCGTGTCGGTCAATTCCAGCTCCAGACCCGGATGCTCGGCGGCGAGGCGTTCGGCGACGCGCGGCATCAGCATGAGCATCGCCGAGGCGAAAGTCGCCACCCGCACCTTGCCGGCGCGCAGCCCGACGTGCGCGGACAGTTCCATCGAGGCGATGTCGAGCCGTCCGAGGATCTCGGCGGCGCGTTCGGCGAGCAACCGGCCCGCCTCGGTGAGCCGGATCCCGCGCCCGGCCCGCTGGGTCAACTGCGCGCCCGTCTCGGCTTCCAGCCGGGCCAGGTGGTGGCTCACCGAGGGTTGCGAAAAGTGCAGTTCCCGCGCGGCGGCGGTGACCGAGCCGGTGCGGGCCACCGCGACGAGCACGCGCAGGCGTCCCACGTCCAACATCCATCAACGATATCTATGTTCTCCCAAGAAGATTGGCATTAGACCTATTGATTTCGAGCGCGCACGCTCGAAGACATGGAAATACTGACGCAGACCCGTCCCGGACTGTCCCGGCTCATCGACGGCATCCGGCCCGCCCTGCACGCAGGTGATCCGCACCGCATCGCGACCGCTGTCGCCGAGGTACTCCGGGCCCGCCACCCCCGCACCGACATCCTCACCGAAGACGAACGCCGCGGCTCCGAGGCCGGGATCGGACGGGTCTATCTGCATACCGAGGAGCAGTTCTCGATCCAGGCGGTTATCTGGCGGCCCGGGCAGGAGACCCGCATCCACGACCACATCGCGTGGTGCGCGTTCGCCGTGCTGCAGGGCGTGGAAGAGGAGACGCTCTATCGCGACGACGGCGACCATCTCACCCTGCTCGGGCAATCGGTGAACGGCACCGGCGCGGTCAGCGGCTTCGCACCGCCCGGCGACATCCACAAGGTGCGCAATCCTGGCAACGACACAGCGATCACGCTGCACGTGTACGGCACGGACCTCGGTGGCGGGCGCAGCAGCGTCCAGCGCACCTACGATCTGCCGGTTCGCACCAGGCCGGCTCGGACCTGAGCCGGTGCGAAATCTACGGACGGAAATTGCTGGCCAACCTTGATTTTCGCGGCTCTGTCCGGACGGGATTCCGCCGGTGAACGGTCGGTTATCATCAGCGGGTGAGTAGACAGTTCGGCCGGACCGCTGCGGAGTACCGCAGCGCCGTCGCGCGGGTGCGCGGCGGGGCGGCCGGATCGATCTCGGGGGCTATCTCGATCGCCGCGCACGGCTGGGCTTCCGGCGGGATGGCGCCGGGCGGCACCACCCTCGTGCTGCTGGCCGCGGCCTCGGCGGTGGTCGGGGCGCTCGTCGCGGGCATCTCGCCGTTGCGCGACACCGCGGGCGGATTGGTCGCCGCACTGGTCGCGGGTCAGTTGCTCGGTCACTTCACCATGGGCATCAGCTCCGGGCATATGCATCACGGCGATGCACAGCTGACTCCCGCCATGCTCACCGCGCACATCGTCGCCGCCTGCCTGGCCGCGTTCGTCATCCGCGGCGCGGAAGCCGCGTACCGGATCGGCACCGCCGTACTCGCGCGGGTACTGCCCGCGCGCTATCGCACGCCGGTCATTCCCGAGCCCGCCCCGTTGCGGACCACGCATCGGGACCACGTCATCCTGCGCATTCTCGCGGCCGAAACCCTGCGGACTCGGGGTCCGCCGCGCATCGCTCTCGTCTGAATTCCGCCACACCCGGTAACAGCCGACGTTGTCGTGCTGCGCCGCGCCTGAACGGCCTGCCCTCGGCCGGTACCGAAGCGCGCCCGGGTCTCCAACCCGACGAAGCGAAAAGACCGTGAGTACAACTGAAACTCTCCCCGCCGATACCTCGGCGTCCCCCTCCGACCCCGCCGGTCCGGGCAAACCCGCGACCCGCAACGGCCTGCAAGCCCTGGCGATGCGGCTGCACTTCTATGCGGGCGTGTTCATCGCGCCGTTCATCCTGATCGCCGCCGTCACCGGCGCGCTCTATGCGATCTCGCCGATCCTGGAGGACGTCACCTCGAAGGACCTGTTGCAGGTCGAGCCGCAGGGCACCCCGAAGCCGCTGGCCGACCAGGTCCGTGCGGCCGTCGCGACTCAGCCGAACCTGGCTCTGGTCGCGGTCTCCCCCGCACCCGGCACCGCGGATACCACCCGGGTCATCTTCAATGACCCGTCCCTCGGGGAGTCCGAGCGCCGCGCGGTGTTCGTCAACCCATACACCGCGCAGCCGGTCGGCGACTCCGTCGTCTACGGCAGCTCGGGCGCACTGCCGTTACGCACCTGGATCGACCAGCTGCACCGCAGCCTGCACCTCGGTGAAACCGGCCGACTGTACGCCGAACTCGCGGCATCCTGGCTGTGGATCATCGCGCTCGCCGGCCTGGTGCTCTGGTTCCGCCGGGTGCGCGGCCGCCGCAACCGGAACTCGGCGACGTGGCTGCTACGGCCGGACCGCTCCAAGGGTGGCCGCGCCAAGACCATGAACTGGCATGGCGCGATCGGCATCTGGACGGCGCCGGTGCTGCTGCTGATCGCGGCGACCGGCATGACCTGGTCCACCTACGCCGGCGCCAATGTCACCGAACTGCGCGAGCAGCTGAGCTGGGTCACGCCGTCGGTGAGCGCGAAGCTGCCCGG encodes:
- a CDS encoding acyl-CoA synthetase yields the protein MSLSGTARKVGDLASGVNVMRKRGLFNPLRLDHAAKSAINVLKFGPFAGVVMHAAQGTPKAAAIVDERGELTFGQLDEQSSALARGLAAQGLQPGDVIALLARDHRGMVLSLLAAGKLGVRAVLMNTGFAKPQFADVAAREKVKAVLHDSEFFDLMSAIPADIPRVLTWVDAKDNADPSIPTIESVSAGQSTATHPAPEKPGGMIILTSGTTGTPKGAPRDRVSPIASAQFLDRVPLPRGGTMIMAAPIFHGTGLSQFTLGLALGNRVVFQQRRFDPEQTLANIVKHQADSLIVVPTMLQRILDLPEDVLAKYDPRTIKVIFAAGSAIAPDVVTRSLDYFGDSLYNLYGSTECAVMTVANPAELRKSPTTAGKPPVGIRISLLDEKRKPITAPNVTGTIFVDNGFAFSGYTDGRNKEMVGTLMSSGDVGHFDADGLLYIDGRDDDMIVSGGENVFPLEVENLLAGREDIFEAAVVGVDDREYGKRLRAVVVPSPESKRDAQELKDFVRANLARYKVPREVIFLDELPRNATGKLLRKPLIEMEVDA
- a CDS encoding LysR family transcriptional regulator, which translates into the protein MLDVGRLRVLVAVARTGSVTAAARELHFSQPSVSHHLARLEAETGAQLTQRAGRGIRLTEAGRLLAERAAEILGRLDIASMELSAHVGLRAGKVRVATFASAMLMLMPRVAERLAAEHPGLELELTDTHPPEALHMLRVGEVDVALAYRNEHAVEDSGVRLSYLFDDPTCLLTRLGDDRDSVAAHRDTRWIAGCERQRDNLVRVCADAGFTPKIACTTDDIATKQALVASGVGVTLIPRLALEAYQHPGVAAFEVPGSARHIYAATYGEPPDPPPTRALLAALSAVTQQRPHSE
- a CDS encoding PepSY-associated TM helix domain-containing protein, translated to MSTTETLPADTSASPSDPAGPGKPATRNGLQALAMRLHFYAGVFIAPFILIAAVTGALYAISPILEDVTSKDLLQVEPQGTPKPLADQVRAAVATQPNLALVAVSPAPGTADTTRVIFNDPSLGESERRAVFVNPYTAQPVGDSVVYGSSGALPLRTWIDQLHRSLHLGETGRLYAELAASWLWIIALAGLVLWFRRVRGRRNRNSATWLLRPDRSKGGRAKTMNWHGAIGIWTAPVLLLIAATGMTWSTYAGANVTELREQLSWVTPSVSAKLPGSSTPAPASGGDHQHAGHEMPKPENPEQRIGQLDVVYAVARADGVTQGSEIAIPAKPGQAFVVKERRLPGTYTVDAVAVDGSTGQVTDRLAYADWPLMAKLTNWGIAFHMGLLFGLPNQLLLLVAMVGLIFVICYGYRMWWQRRPTRGGSAFGRAPRRGVLRKTSPWITVPLVVAAAGIGWFIPLVGLSLVAFLVVDVLVGLTQRARPTSA
- a CDS encoding cysteine dioxygenase family protein codes for the protein MEILTQTRPGLSRLIDGIRPALHAGDPHRIATAVAEVLRARHPRTDILTEDERRGSEAGIGRVYLHTEEQFSIQAVIWRPGQETRIHDHIAWCAFAVLQGVEEETLYRDDGDHLTLLGQSVNGTGAVSGFAPPGDIHKVRNPGNDTAITLHVYGTDLGGGRSSVQRTYDLPVRTRPART
- a CDS encoding acyl-CoA synthetase, giving the protein MKVAHALEVVKALGVLRKRGVTDPRKPLESLKTVKDSQVYGPQATAIRHSARVVPDNPALVDERGELTYKQLDDQSNAIARGLQAAGITEGMVIGVLARDHRGLILSMAAAGKLGVRIALMNTGFAKPQFAEVCAREQVKAVLHDSEFLGLLDALPADMPRYLTWVDEGTELPSGAETLDDLVAANSAAELPAPKKPGGFIILTSGTTGLPKGAPRSKITPVAPAQLADRIPFPNRGTQVIVSPIFHSTGLATWMLAGSIGNKVVVRRRFDAEATLKMIADHKAEMLVAVPTMLHRMVELPAEVRAKYDISALNCILLAGSALSPELCVKATQTFGPVLYNLYGSTECAVATVANPEELALSPGTVGRAPVTCEVRLYDDNDKPVTAIGTTARIFIRSGAPFEGYTDGRHKQIIDGYMSSGDVGHFNEHGLLMVDGRDDDMIVSGGENVFPQEVENLLLERPDVFDAAVIGVDDVEFGKRLRAFIVPEPGQSPQAEEIKAYVRDNLARYKVPRDVVFLDDLPRNPTGKLLRRVLVEYDVKA